One region of Mucilaginibacter gotjawali genomic DNA includes:
- a CDS encoding IS4 family transposase translates to MAKTEIKIGIKIISELKSFVSLIVHNEALLNNFRRSPEDFTRNRKLPFERLVLLIVKLCKKTLSIELEKFFEELGAPNTCSVSAFTQQRIKLKPSFFCLWNRVLCSSFYCYAGSDIRQWKALRVIAADGSNVSLINTPVLNGHFGGASNQNCNFVQAKTFYHYDVLNQLVLYSKIAPYRYGEVPMAYDATEELEEDMLAIYDRNFCSYKMFALHLWAEKEIKFVIRGKDNHSMVQEFVARGKQTEVIHLSPGKAAIEGLKESGFIITRQTLLKVRLVRVELEKTIEVLVTNLWAEDGFPNSDFKKLYFLRWGVETNISIQKNILQLEAFSGLTVESVEQDFYATVFTANLHSVLIKDAQQSIDENSKSRKYPMKVNRNKSIGKLKINLISLFTDNDVGRILNILHAHFIRDILPVRPNRSYERVRKNKQSKSKHRTFSNFKPSY, encoded by the coding sequence ATGGCCAAGACCGAGATAAAAATAGGAATAAAAATTATTTCCGAACTAAAAAGCTTTGTTTCATTGATAGTACATAATGAAGCTCTACTGAATAATTTCCGAAGATCTCCTGAAGACTTCACTCGAAATAGAAAATTACCTTTTGAACGGCTTGTTTTATTGATAGTTAAGCTTTGCAAAAAGACGCTTAGCATAGAGTTGGAAAAGTTTTTTGAGGAGTTAGGTGCCCCCAATACCTGCTCGGTAAGTGCTTTTACCCAACAACGCATAAAGCTAAAACCATCCTTCTTTTGTCTCTGGAACAGGGTTCTTTGCAGCAGTTTTTACTGTTATGCGGGGTCGGATATAAGGCAATGGAAAGCCTTACGAGTTATTGCAGCAGATGGTTCTAATGTAAGCTTAATAAACACTCCGGTGCTCAACGGCCATTTTGGTGGTGCAAGTAATCAGAATTGCAATTTTGTACAGGCTAAAACATTTTACCACTACGACGTGCTCAATCAGCTTGTTCTTTATTCTAAAATAGCGCCTTATCGTTATGGAGAAGTGCCAATGGCCTACGATGCAACAGAAGAATTGGAGGAAGATATGCTGGCTATTTACGACAGAAATTTTTGCAGTTACAAAATGTTCGCCTTACATCTTTGGGCCGAGAAGGAAATTAAATTCGTCATCAGGGGAAAGGATAATCATAGTATGGTACAGGAATTTGTAGCGAGAGGTAAACAAACAGAAGTTATTCATCTATCACCAGGGAAAGCGGCCATAGAAGGATTAAAAGAAAGCGGATTCATCATCACCAGGCAGACATTGCTAAAAGTGAGGCTAGTACGGGTTGAGCTTGAAAAAACAATAGAAGTACTAGTGACAAACTTATGGGCAGAAGACGGTTTTCCCAATAGCGACTTCAAAAAGCTTTACTTCTTGAGATGGGGGGTAGAGACGAATATATCCATTCAAAAGAATATCCTTCAACTAGAAGCTTTCAGCGGATTAACGGTTGAATCCGTTGAACAGGACTTCTATGCTACCGTTTTTACTGCAAATCTACATTCAGTTTTGATAAAAGATGCTCAACAATCAATAGACGAAAACTCAAAAAGTAGAAAATATCCTATGAAAGTTAATAGAAATAAGTCAATCGGTAAGCTTAAGATCAACCTTATCTCTCTTTTTACAGATAATGACGTTGGTCGTATCCTGAATATATTACACGCTCATTTTATAAGAGATATATTACCGGTGAGACCCAACAGATCCTATGAACGAGTCAGGAAAAACAAACAATCTAAAAGCAAACATAGGACGTTTTCAAACTTTAAACCATCTTACTAA
- a CDS encoding sodium:solute symporter family transporter, giving the protein MRQLSYGDYLVFFIYFVIVATYGLTVYRRKKKSDVSKSKDYFLAEGSLTWWAIGASLIASNISAEQMVAMSSNGFTMGLAISTYEWMAALTLIIVAVFFIPVYLKNKIFTMPQFLHQRYNSTVAMIMAVFWLLLYVIVNLTSILYLGAIAIHGISGVNFNVCIGLLAVFAIVITLGGMKVIGYTDVIQVFFLILGGLVTTYIAVNLVATHYGQSGIGSGLSIMYSKFHDHFHMILKKDNASYGDLPGLTVLIGGMWIVNLNYWGCNQYITQRALGADLPTARGGILFAAFLKLLMPLIVVLPGIAAFVLYKENVFNTDMAGSISSNHDNAYPVLLNLLPAGIKGLAFAALTAAVVASLAGKANSIATIFTLDIYKKKIRPDASETNLVKVGKITVVVAMILGVVISPFLGIDKKGGFQFIQEYTGFVSPGIFAMFILGFFWKKASSNAAMFATIGGFIFSVFFKFLPKLTDLSSLAHSGFSYKNADSHLYEIPFLDRMGFVFVICIVGMIVISLIDHARGKTTNGLEVDAKMFRTTNGFAVGALIIIGILVALYTVFW; this is encoded by the coding sequence ATGAGACAATTATCTTACGGTGATTACCTGGTATTTTTTATATACTTTGTCATTGTCGCTACTTACGGCTTAACGGTATATCGTCGTAAAAAAAAATCCGATGTTTCTAAATCTAAAGATTACTTTTTAGCAGAAGGGTCGCTTACCTGGTGGGCCATCGGTGCCTCTCTTATCGCCTCCAATATCTCTGCCGAGCAGATGGTGGCAATGAGCAGTAACGGTTTTACCATGGGATTGGCCATCTCCACCTATGAGTGGATGGCCGCGCTGACGCTGATCATTGTGGCGGTATTTTTTATCCCGGTTTATCTTAAAAACAAGATCTTCACGATGCCGCAATTTTTGCACCAGCGGTACAACAGCACCGTTGCCATGATTATGGCAGTGTTTTGGCTGCTGCTGTACGTGATCGTAAATTTAACGTCGATACTTTACCTTGGGGCCATTGCCATCCACGGGATATCAGGGGTTAATTTTAATGTATGTATCGGCTTGCTGGCGGTATTTGCCATCGTTATTACGCTGGGTGGCATGAAGGTAATTGGTTATACCGATGTTATACAGGTATTCTTTTTAATTTTAGGCGGCCTGGTAACCACCTACATCGCCGTTAACCTTGTTGCAACACATTACGGGCAGAGCGGCATAGGCAGTGGGCTGTCTATCATGTACTCGAAATTTCACGACCATTTCCATATGATCCTGAAGAAGGATAATGCGAGTTACGGTGACTTACCCGGCTTAACCGTATTAATTGGCGGTATGTGGATTGTAAACCTGAATTATTGGGGATGCAACCAGTATATCACGCAGCGCGCGCTTGGGGCTGACTTGCCGACGGCTCGCGGCGGCATCCTGTTTGCGGCATTTTTAAAGCTTTTAATGCCGCTAATCGTAGTATTACCAGGTATTGCGGCTTTTGTGTTATACAAGGAAAACGTATTTAATACCGATATGGCGGGCAGTATTTCAAGTAATCATGATAATGCCTACCCGGTTTTATTAAACCTGTTGCCGGCGGGCATTAAGGGACTTGCTTTTGCAGCCCTAACCGCTGCCGTTGTAGCGTCGTTAGCCGGAAAGGCCAATAGCATCGCTACCATTTTTACATTGGATATTTACAAAAAGAAGATCAGGCCCGATGCCTCCGAAACTAACCTGGTAAAAGTGGGCAAAATTACGGTGGTGGTAGCGATGATCCTGGGGGTAGTTATTTCACCATTCCTGGGCATTGATAAAAAAGGCGGATTCCAGTTTATACAGGAATATACCGGCTTTGTATCGCCCGGTATTTTTGCGATGTTCATTTTGGGGTTCTTCTGGAAAAAAGCATCATCCAATGCCGCCATGTTTGCAACCATCGGTGGGTTTATCTTCTCGGTTTTCTTTAAATTTTTACCGAAGCTGACCGATCTGTCATCCCTGGCACATTCTGGTTTTTCCTATAAAAACGCAGACAGCCATTTATACGAGATCCCTTTTCTCGACCGGATGGGTTTTGTTTTTGTAATTTGTATCGTCGGGATGATCGTTATCAGTTTGATAGATCATGCGAGGGGCAAAACAACCAACGGCCTGGAAGTTGATGCCAAAATGTTCCGCACTACCAACGGCTTTGCCGTGGGTGCGCTTATTATCATCGGTATCCTTGTAGCGCTTTATACTGTTTTCTGGTAG
- the xylA gene encoding xylose isomerase: MIITGEKEFFKGIGQVKFEGAQSDNPLAFRWYDENRVVAGKTMKDHLRFACAYWHSFCGSGADPFGEPTHLFPWNEKADAVERAKDKMDAAFEFITKMGMHYYCFHDVDVVDYTNDVNENDRRLQALVEYAKQKQAASGVKLLWGTANLFSHRRYMNGAATNPDFQVLSHAGAQVKAALDATIALGGENYVFWGGREGYMSLLNTDMKREQEHLAKFLHTAKDYARKQGFKGTFFIEPKPCEPTKHQYDYDAATVLGFLQKYDLINDFKLNLEVNHATLAGHTFQHELQVAAGAGLLGSIDANRGDTQNGWDTDQFPNDINEVTEIMMIILEAGGFAGGGINFDAKIRRNSTDPADLFYAHVGGMDIFARALVTADNILQKSEYLKLRKDRYASFDTGKGKAFEEGKLTLEDLRAYAIENGEPATISGKQEYIENLINRYI, from the coding sequence ATGATAATAACAGGAGAAAAGGAATTTTTTAAAGGCATAGGCCAGGTAAAATTCGAAGGAGCACAATCAGATAACCCGCTGGCATTCCGCTGGTACGACGAGAATAGAGTAGTGGCCGGCAAAACCATGAAAGACCATTTGCGTTTTGCCTGCGCATACTGGCATTCTTTCTGCGGTAGCGGCGCCGATCCATTTGGCGAACCAACCCATTTGTTCCCATGGAATGAAAAAGCCGATGCCGTTGAACGGGCAAAAGACAAAATGGACGCAGCCTTTGAATTCATCACTAAAATGGGCATGCATTATTACTGCTTCCATGATGTGGATGTGGTAGATTACACCAATGACGTTAATGAAAACGACCGCCGCCTGCAGGCTTTGGTTGAATATGCCAAACAAAAACAAGCCGCCAGCGGGGTAAAATTATTGTGGGGAACAGCCAACCTGTTCAGCCATCGCAGGTATATGAACGGCGCGGCAACCAACCCTGATTTCCAGGTGCTGAGCCATGCCGGCGCGCAGGTAAAGGCAGCCCTGGATGCAACCATAGCCCTGGGCGGCGAAAACTATGTGTTCTGGGGTGGTCGGGAAGGCTATATGTCATTATTGAATACTGACATGAAACGCGAACAGGAACACCTGGCCAAATTTTTGCATACCGCAAAAGACTATGCCCGCAAACAAGGGTTTAAAGGTACTTTCTTTATCGAACCAAAACCATGCGAGCCAACCAAACACCAGTATGATTATGATGCAGCTACCGTATTAGGCTTTTTGCAAAAATACGACCTGATCAACGATTTTAAACTGAACCTTGAGGTGAACCATGCTACATTGGCCGGCCATACTTTCCAGCATGAGCTACAGGTAGCTGCGGGTGCAGGTTTGTTAGGTTCCATTGATGCAAATAGGGGCGACACACAAAACGGATGGGATACCGACCAGTTTCCGAATGATATCAACGAAGTAACCGAAATCATGATGATCATCCTGGAAGCAGGCGGTTTTGCAGGTGGCGGTATTAATTTTGATGCCAAGATCCGCCGCAACTCAACCGATCCGGCTGATTTGTTTTATGCCCACGTTGGCGGTATGGACATCTTTGCCAGGGCGTTGGTTACTGCCGATAACATCCTCCAAAAATCTGAATACTTAAAACTGCGTAAAGACAGGTATGCCTCTTTCGATACCGGCAAAGGAAAGGCTTTTGAAGAAGGTAAACTGACGCTGGAAGACTTAAGGGCCTACGCCATTGAAAACGGCGAGCCGGCAACCATCAGCGGCAAACAGGAGTATATCGAAAATTTAATCAACAGGTATATTTAG
- a CDS encoding xylulokinase — MLLLGIDLGTSSIKASVVDAATQKVVASAQYPDIESPITVLHPGWAEQSPEMWWEHVQKAIVICNNKGLYDPLDIAAIGIAYQMHGLVLVDKNQQVLRDSIIWCDSRAVETGNKAFGAIGEEHCLSHLLNSPGNFTASKLAWVKENEPEVYDRIDKFMLPGDFIAMRLTGEVSTSVSSLSEGIFYDFLNNRLSKDLIDYFGFDEALFPAIQPVFSAHGGLTPSIAQKLNLKPGIPVTYKAGDQPNNALSLNVLNPGEVAATAGTSGVIYGVSDQLAYDQQSRVNTFAHVNYTETQKRLGVLLCINGVGSMYRWLKNIIGGSESYLQMNSKGAEAQAGSNGLLVLPFGNGAERMLSNKIVGAQFSNIDLNIHTQAHMIRAVQEGIAFAFRYGLDIMRENGMNPTVIRAGKNNLFLSELFTETFVNITGVPVELYKNDGSVGAALGAGIGANIFSSPKQAFEHMHPVELVQPSGKSLEPAYHEWKTLLQKQL, encoded by the coding sequence ATGTTATTATTAGGAATTGATTTAGGAACTTCATCCATTAAGGCGTCGGTTGTTGATGCTGCTACGCAAAAGGTGGTCGCTTCGGCGCAATACCCGGATATTGAATCGCCCATCACCGTACTCCATCCTGGCTGGGCAGAGCAATCTCCGGAAATGTGGTGGGAACATGTTCAAAAAGCTATTGTAATTTGCAATAACAAAGGGCTTTATGATCCTTTGGACATTGCGGCGATAGGCATAGCCTACCAGATGCATGGTTTGGTTTTGGTGGATAAAAACCAGCAGGTGTTACGCGACAGTATTATCTGGTGCGACAGCCGCGCGGTAGAAACAGGCAATAAGGCTTTTGGCGCCATCGGGGAGGAGCATTGTCTTTCGCACCTGCTTAATTCACCCGGCAATTTCACTGCATCAAAACTGGCCTGGGTAAAGGAAAATGAGCCGGAGGTTTATGATCGTATTGATAAATTTATGCTGCCCGGCGACTTTATTGCCATGCGGCTAACCGGAGAAGTTTCTACCTCTGTTTCTTCTTTGTCTGAAGGGATATTTTACGACTTTTTAAACAATCGATTGTCAAAAGATCTTATCGACTATTTTGGTTTTGACGAAGCCTTGTTTCCTGCCATTCAGCCGGTATTTTCGGCACATGGCGGCCTGACGCCTTCCATAGCTCAAAAACTTAATTTAAAACCGGGCATACCTGTTACCTACAAAGCCGGTGATCAGCCCAATAACGCACTTTCTTTAAATGTACTTAACCCGGGCGAAGTGGCTGCAACGGCAGGTACATCGGGTGTTATCTACGGGGTTAGTGATCAACTGGCATACGACCAGCAATCACGGGTAAATACTTTTGCCCACGTAAATTATACGGAAACCCAAAAACGGTTGGGCGTGCTCCTGTGTATCAATGGTGTAGGCAGCATGTACCGCTGGTTGAAGAATATTATCGGCGGATCAGAAAGTTATTTGCAGATGAACAGCAAGGGAGCAGAAGCCCAGGCTGGCAGCAACGGCCTTTTAGTATTGCCGTTCGGCAACGGCGCTGAACGGATGCTCAGCAATAAAATCGTAGGGGCTCAATTTAGTAACATCGACCTGAATATCCACACCCAGGCGCATATGATCAGGGCTGTACAGGAAGGTATCGCATTTGCATTCCGCTATGGCCTGGATATTATGCGCGAAAATGGAATGAACCCGACAGTGATCAGGGCAGGAAAAAATAACTTGTTTTTGAGTGAGTTATTTACAGAAACCTTCGTTAATATAACCGGCGTGCCTGTCGAACTATACAAAAACGACGGCAGCGTTGGGGCTGCCCTTGGCGCAGGTATTGGTGCAAATATCTTTTCATCCCCTAAACAGGCATTTGAACATATGCACCCGGTTGAACTGGTGCAACCCTCCGGCAAAAGCCTGGAACCCGCTTACCATGAATGGAAAACTTTACTGCAAAAACAACTATAA
- a CDS encoding LacI family DNA-binding transcriptional regulator produces the protein MKNKKRTTIYDIAKKLNIAASSVSRALNNSDQVNEATKKLIVKTAAELNYKRNTLASNLRKGQSKTIGVVVPFINQNFFSNVIAGIEEASYQKGYNLIICQSNELQSKEIKCVNTLINQHVDCIVISISADSSDHKHLQNVLDNGIQLIQFDRVADELETLKVINDNEQASLEAVSHLVEQGYKRIALLEGPQNLQIFRQRKAGYLNALKKYGMPVLNELIVENAWTKELGAKGTRKLLNLAQPPDAIFASTSDFSALGVLEVATAMGIKVPSELGICGYSNEAFTEITSPSITTIDQFSVYMGKTVANLYFQEMENKEETAVVPKIISIKPKLIVRSSTKKGG, from the coding sequence ATGAAAAATAAAAAGAGAACTACTATTTATGACATCGCCAAGAAGCTGAATATTGCCGCATCTTCGGTGTCCAGGGCCTTAAATAATAGTGATCAGGTAAACGAAGCGACCAAAAAATTAATCGTTAAAACAGCCGCCGAATTAAACTATAAGCGCAACACCCTGGCTTCTAACCTGCGCAAAGGGCAGTCCAAAACAATAGGTGTAGTAGTTCCTTTTATTAATCAAAACTTTTTCTCGAATGTAATAGCGGGCATTGAGGAAGCATCCTACCAAAAAGGGTATAACCTTATCATTTGCCAGTCGAACGAATTACAGAGCAAGGAGATCAAATGTGTAAATACATTGATTAACCAGCATGTTGATTGCATTGTAATATCCATCTCGGCAGATAGTTCAGATCACAAACACCTGCAAAATGTGCTGGATAATGGCATTCAATTGATCCAGTTTGACCGGGTAGCCGACGAACTGGAAACTTTAAAAGTGATCAATGACAATGAACAGGCCTCGCTTGAAGCAGTTTCGCACCTGGTTGAACAAGGCTATAAGCGCATCGCCCTGCTGGAGGGGCCGCAAAACCTGCAGATCTTCCGCCAGCGCAAGGCAGGGTATTTAAATGCCCTAAAAAAATACGGGATGCCGGTACTGAATGAACTGATAGTTGAAAATGCGTGGACAAAAGAACTGGGTGCAAAAGGAACCCGGAAATTGCTCAACCTTGCCCAGCCGCCCGATGCCATATTCGCCTCCACATCCGATTTTTCGGCACTGGGCGTATTGGAAGTAGCTACCGCGATGGGTATTAAAGTGCCATCGGAACTGGGAATCTGCGGTTACTCCAATGAGGCTTTTACCGAGATTACCAGCCCATCCATTACCACCATCGACCAGTTTAGCGTTTATATGGGTAAAACAGTGGCTAATTTGTATTTCCAGGAAATGGAGAATAAGGAAGAGACAGCAGTGGTACCTAAGATCATCAGCATAAAGCCAAAGCTGATCGTGAGGTCATCGACAAAGAAGGGTGGATGA